A single window of Streptomyces aquilus DNA harbors:
- the uppS gene encoding polyprenyl diphosphate synthase, translating into MRHAALEQARKRLALVLVLFFVPLWLTLAYQVLPSDPVRFFLRAADQRVALGANTVSQLSGGLHSLALIVGFMMFLAASRSAEFDHRMVLAGYPRICLLLARSTVLLLTAALTASYATAWVCFFYRPERLDVMAAAFMVGALTYGGVGILLAALLRSELAGMFAVIMLSFIDLTLQNPVANPSADSPLLKWLPAYGAMQSSVSAVDLTHTPWRHLLLGLCWSAGLTAAGLAAFTARTSRRTITQRLLGGRATRPRARQIALRLLHPVRTYVYRQAGIHDTTVITGYEICRRLMHRSGPVEAALTKLLPGRLRPLFWAMYGYGRHIDDLSDTQHLDRQERVERVSRFSELLEADLRAGHSEDPLRAAFVHAVWTWDLPSDGVTALNAVYRQDAKGQSAITTWDDWYTYWRTLTFPFGVRRLMALLTTPGLAFTPDDAQALRVWTDALNLIDVLRDLREDAAEGFVKLPAAVLDEHDVSPEALAHGRADGRYADMVHAMTAKARQWLAQAATAGAQHPPMAAALQTVIDLHLLELDRIDRKPHALLQRRSRANPVRFHLTLARGRLRTARAWHRHTQTTATTPATIHLPHPAEGHHDTARTTPPLPPVPHPSGVQPPQLPAHLVPRHVALIMDGNGRWATHRGQPRTAGHKAGQLAVRDVIYGALEIGLPHLSLYSLSSENWARPAAEIQAILRLVRDGLVMETEEVWRRDVQLRWSGLPEGLPPDLVHALRETEHLTRHRTGLTVNMCINYGGHSEITQAARELARQVAAGTIQPDDITPRHLAAHLHHPDLPDVDLLIRTGGEQRTSNFLPWQSTYAELVFLDTLWPDTDRTHLWQAIDTYTRRDRRFGTTPSPPTNPDEQALTG; encoded by the coding sequence GTGCGCCACGCTGCGCTGGAGCAGGCCCGCAAACGGCTCGCGCTGGTCCTGGTGCTCTTCTTCGTTCCGCTGTGGCTGACGCTCGCCTACCAGGTCCTGCCCAGCGACCCGGTCCGGTTCTTCCTGCGCGCGGCCGATCAGCGCGTGGCCCTGGGCGCCAACACGGTCAGCCAGTTGTCCGGTGGGCTGCACTCCCTTGCGCTGATCGTCGGGTTCATGATGTTCCTTGCTGCCAGCCGCTCCGCGGAGTTCGACCACCGCATGGTGCTCGCCGGCTACCCGCGCATCTGCCTGCTGCTGGCTCGCAGTACCGTACTGCTCCTCACCGCGGCACTGACCGCCTCGTATGCCACGGCATGGGTGTGCTTCTTCTATCGGCCTGAGCGCCTGGACGTCATGGCCGCGGCGTTCATGGTGGGAGCCCTGACGTACGGGGGCGTCGGGATCCTCCTGGCGGCGCTGCTACGCAGTGAGCTGGCGGGCATGTTTGCCGTCATCATGCTGAGCTTCATCGATCTGACACTGCAGAACCCCGTCGCCAACCCTTCTGCGGACAGTCCTCTGCTGAAGTGGCTGCCCGCCTACGGGGCGATGCAGTCTTCCGTGTCCGCGGTCGATCTCACCCACACCCCCTGGCGGCACCTGTTGCTCGGCCTGTGCTGGTCAGCAGGACTGACCGCCGCCGGCCTGGCTGCTTTCACCGCCCGCACCAGCCGGCGCACCATCACGCAGAGACTCCTGGGCGGGCGCGCCACCAGGCCCCGCGCCCGCCAGATCGCCCTGCGTCTACTGCACCCGGTCCGCACGTACGTCTACCGCCAAGCCGGTATCCACGACACCACGGTCATCACCGGCTACGAAATCTGCCGCCGCCTGATGCACCGGTCGGGTCCGGTGGAAGCAGCTCTCACCAAGCTCCTGCCCGGCCGACTGCGACCGTTGTTCTGGGCCATGTACGGATACGGCCGGCACATCGACGACCTCTCCGACACCCAGCACCTCGACCGGCAGGAACGAGTCGAACGCGTCAGCCGATTCAGCGAACTACTGGAGGCCGACCTGCGGGCAGGCCACAGCGAAGACCCCCTGCGCGCGGCCTTCGTGCACGCCGTATGGACCTGGGACCTGCCCAGCGACGGAGTAACCGCACTCAACGCCGTATACCGCCAGGACGCCAAAGGCCAGAGCGCCATCACCACCTGGGACGACTGGTACACCTACTGGCGCACCCTCACCTTCCCCTTCGGCGTGAGGCGCCTGATGGCCCTGCTCACCACCCCCGGCTTGGCCTTCACACCCGACGACGCCCAGGCACTGCGCGTGTGGACCGACGCGCTCAACCTCATCGACGTGCTGCGCGACCTACGGGAAGACGCCGCGGAGGGCTTCGTCAAGCTGCCCGCCGCCGTGCTCGACGAGCACGACGTCAGCCCTGAGGCCCTCGCCCACGGCCGGGCGGACGGCCGGTATGCCGACATGGTCCACGCCATGACCGCCAAGGCCCGCCAGTGGCTGGCTCAGGCCGCGACCGCCGGCGCCCAGCACCCACCCATGGCCGCAGCCCTGCAAACCGTCATCGACCTGCACCTGCTCGAACTGGACCGCATTGACCGCAAACCCCACGCACTGCTGCAGCGCCGCTCACGGGCGAACCCAGTCCGCTTCCACCTCACACTGGCCCGCGGCCGACTCCGCACGGCCAGGGCCTGGCACCGCCACACCCAGACCACTGCCACCACTCCTGCCACCATCCACCTGCCGCACCCCGCAGAAGGCCACCACGACACAGCGCGCACGACCCCTCCGCTACCACCGGTGCCCCACCCCAGCGGTGTCCAGCCGCCCCAACTGCCCGCCCACCTGGTCCCCCGACACGTGGCGCTCATCATGGACGGCAACGGACGATGGGCCACCCACCGGGGCCAGCCGCGCACCGCCGGCCACAAAGCCGGCCAGCTCGCGGTGCGGGACGTCATCTACGGCGCCCTCGAAATCGGCCTGCCCCACCTCAGCCTGTACTCCCTGTCCTCGGAGAACTGGGCACGCCCCGCCGCTGAGATCCAGGCCATCCTGCGCCTGGTCCGAGACGGCCTCGTCATGGAAACCGAGGAAGTCTGGCGACGCGACGTCCAGCTGCGCTGGTCCGGCCTCCCCGAAGGACTGCCACCGGACTTGGTGCACGCACTGCGCGAGACCGAACACCTCACACGCCACCGCACCGGCCTGACCGTGAACATGTGCATCAACTACGGCGGCCACAGCGAAATCACCCAAGCCGCACGCGAACTCGCCCGTCAAGTCGCCGCGGGGACCATCCAGCCCGACGACATCACCCCCCGCCACCTCGCCGCCCACCTCCACCACCCCGACCTGCCGGACGTGGATCTGCTCATCCGCACCGGCGGCGAACAGCGCACCTCGAACTTCCTGCCCTGGCAGTCGACCTACGCCGAACTCGTCTTCCTCGACACCCTGTGGCCGGACACCGACCGCACCCACCTGTGGCAGGCCATCGACACCTACACCCGCCGCGACCGTCGCTTCGGCACCACCCCCTCCCCACCCACCAACCCCGACGAACAGGCCCTCACCGGGTGA
- a CDS encoding polyprenyl synthetase family protein encodes MSRRQSPVTAVRDDAPGSMSALLRPARCVGSGAGRLDLDRIVRSIEEALTVFVADKVSGSRAEEPGLEALLDAVGDFISAPGKRIRPLMCVLGWYAAGGTSPVPPVSVLRVAACLELFHAFALMHDDVMDGSDHRRGRPSLHRTLAAHHPGRPGADRLGANAAILAGDLVLVWSDELLTSTPMTPEQIKAVLPAVYRMRREIVTGQYLDLVTTGRPTDSLSTALRIARYKTAQYTVEGPLHIGAALAGADQALLHVLSTIALPLGEAFQLRDDLLGTFGDPRRTGKPTLDDLREGKHTALLACALRRADRAGQELLLRTVGAADLDAHTAARIQGLLEECGARQAVEDLIQERHHQALERLNHAHLPPAAAFALRDLIQAVHNRTA; translated from the coding sequence ATGAGCCGACGGCAGTCTCCGGTCACCGCAGTGCGTGACGACGCCCCCGGTTCAATGTCCGCGCTGCTGCGGCCTGCCCGCTGCGTGGGCTCCGGCGCAGGCCGACTGGACTTGGACCGGATCGTTCGCAGCATCGAGGAGGCGCTGACCGTGTTCGTGGCCGACAAGGTCAGCGGCAGCCGTGCCGAGGAGCCTGGTCTGGAAGCGCTGCTTGATGCGGTGGGTGACTTCATCTCCGCGCCGGGCAAGCGCATCCGGCCCTTGATGTGCGTGCTGGGCTGGTACGCGGCCGGAGGCACAAGCCCCGTACCCCCGGTCTCGGTCCTGCGGGTGGCTGCCTGCCTGGAGCTGTTCCACGCGTTCGCGCTCATGCACGACGACGTCATGGACGGCAGCGACCACCGTCGGGGCCGGCCGTCCCTGCACCGGACTCTGGCGGCGCACCACCCGGGCCGTCCCGGGGCTGACCGGCTGGGTGCGAACGCGGCCATCCTCGCCGGCGACCTGGTGCTGGTGTGGTCCGATGAACTCCTCACCAGCACGCCCATGACTCCCGAGCAGATCAAGGCCGTGCTACCGGCGGTCTACCGCATGCGCCGCGAAATCGTCACCGGCCAGTACCTGGACTTGGTGACCACAGGCCGCCCCACCGACTCCCTGAGTACCGCCTTGCGCATCGCCCGGTACAAGACCGCCCAGTACACCGTGGAAGGCCCGCTGCACATCGGCGCCGCGCTCGCCGGCGCGGATCAGGCGCTCCTGCACGTGCTCAGCACCATCGCCCTGCCGTTGGGTGAGGCGTTCCAGCTGCGCGATGACCTGCTGGGCACCTTCGGCGACCCCCGCCGTACGGGCAAGCCCACCCTGGACGACCTCCGCGAAGGCAAACACACCGCCCTGCTCGCCTGCGCTCTGCGCCGGGCGGACCGGGCCGGTCAGGAACTGCTTCTGCGCACGGTCGGCGCTGCGGATCTGGACGCCCATACGGCGGCCCGCATCCAGGGGCTGCTGGAGGAGTGCGGCGCCCGCCAGGCGGTGGAGGATCTCATCCAAGAGCGCCACCACCAGGCCCTGGAACGCCTGAACCACGCCCACCTGCCTCCCGCGGCGGCATTCGCGCTGCGCGACCTGATCCAGGCCGTGCACAACCGAACCGCATGA
- a CDS encoding IS481 family transposase: MSKTTPLDREAKRRLAVIRHVEEVTGNVAMSCRYFGISRQAYYIWYRRYQAEGIEGLRTRSKAPKHSPNATHVEVVGKIIYLRQNYHFGPEKIAMYLKRYHDVTISKSGVWRILNRLDMGRLPASQRYKRHDRRWKRYEKKLPGHRVQIDVKFIEPLASMPQGRRGGRNKYFQFTAIDDCTRLRVLRIYPTLNQATAIQFLDYVIQRLPFQVEVIQTDNGAEFQSAFHWHVLDKGIAHTYIKPRTPRLNGKVERSHRIDAEEFYRLLEGVIIDDAEVFNDKLREWEDYYNYHRPHGGLGGQTPYERLKQKTTTQA; the protein is encoded by the coding sequence ATGTCGAAGACAACCCCGCTCGATCGCGAGGCCAAGCGGCGCCTGGCCGTCATACGCCATGTCGAAGAGGTCACCGGCAACGTTGCTATGAGTTGCCGGTACTTCGGCATCAGTCGGCAGGCCTACTACATCTGGTACCGCCGTTACCAAGCCGAGGGCATCGAGGGGCTGCGCACGCGCTCGAAGGCCCCCAAGCACAGCCCGAACGCCACCCACGTTGAGGTAGTCGGGAAGATCATCTACCTCCGGCAGAACTACCACTTCGGGCCAGAGAAGATCGCGATGTACCTCAAGCGGTATCACGACGTCACGATCAGCAAGTCGGGCGTGTGGCGGATCCTGAACCGCCTGGACATGGGCCGTCTGCCGGCCTCTCAGCGGTACAAACGCCACGACCGCCGATGGAAGCGGTACGAGAAGAAGCTGCCCGGCCATCGGGTGCAGATCGACGTGAAGTTCATCGAACCACTTGCCTCGATGCCTCAGGGCCGCCGCGGTGGGCGCAACAAGTACTTCCAGTTCACCGCGATCGACGACTGCACCCGGCTGCGAGTCCTGCGGATCTACCCAACGCTGAACCAAGCGACCGCGATCCAGTTCCTCGACTACGTCATCCAGCGCCTGCCGTTCCAGGTCGAGGTCATCCAGACGGACAACGGCGCCGAGTTCCAGTCTGCGTTCCACTGGCACGTATTGGACAAGGGCATTGCCCACACCTACATCAAGCCGCGAACACCGCGCCTGAACGGCAAGGTTGAGCGCTCTCACCGCATCGACGCCGAGGAGTTCTACCGGCTCCTCGAGGGCGTCATCATCGACGACGCCGAGGTCTTCAACGACAAGCTGCGTGAGTGGGAGGACTACTACAACTACCATCGCCCGCACGGCGGCCTTGGCGGCCAGACACCTTACGAACGCCTCAAGCAGAAGACCACGACTCAGGCGTAA
- a CDS encoding MFS transporter, whose product MPEDFRPVDRRPLAMVLAANLLSVTGNCLTYMGVPWFVLQSTGSAAKAGIVAFCTLLPAVLAALVTGPVIDRMGRRRVSVVSDLACGAAVAAIPLLQFAGILQFWMLCVLMAMTGLFRAPGETARGVLLPTLAERAGMPLTRAAGLYDGAARCAALTGSALGGVLIAVLGAENVLWMDAATFAVSAPLFAFGVRGLPAAQAQRQVEATSLRAYRRELAEGYRFLAATPLLLGLCLMTLVTRGLDQGWSAVLLPVDARGQLDGAVDLGLLNAAFGVCALVGALVFGAVGSRFRRWPVFTIAFLIGGLPRFVVAAFTDTFAPLAVIMAVEGLAFGVLSPIMATVTYEAVPEELRSRVLSATTASVQLITPMGGLAAGFLVDSAGLPCTLLSVGGVYLLATLCPLIFPVWRQLDSTGSAHDRAASSPRVSGSKQV is encoded by the coding sequence GTGCCTGAAGACTTCAGGCCGGTTGATCGCCGTCCTCTGGCAATGGTTCTTGCCGCCAACCTCCTTTCGGTCACTGGGAATTGCCTCACGTACATGGGCGTGCCGTGGTTCGTGCTGCAGAGCACGGGCAGTGCCGCCAAGGCCGGGATCGTCGCATTCTGCACACTGCTGCCCGCCGTGCTCGCTGCGCTCGTCACCGGCCCGGTCATCGACCGGATGGGGCGACGGCGGGTGAGTGTCGTCTCCGATCTCGCCTGTGGGGCCGCTGTTGCGGCGATCCCGCTGCTGCAGTTCGCCGGCATCCTGCAGTTCTGGATGCTGTGCGTGCTGATGGCGATGACAGGGCTGTTCCGGGCGCCGGGTGAAACCGCTCGCGGCGTGCTGCTGCCCACGCTCGCCGAACGCGCCGGAATGCCGCTGACCAGGGCTGCCGGGTTGTATGACGGTGCGGCACGCTGTGCGGCGCTGACCGGATCGGCTCTCGGAGGTGTGCTGATCGCTGTACTCGGAGCCGAGAACGTTCTGTGGATGGATGCCGCGACCTTCGCTGTCTCCGCGCCGCTGTTCGCGTTCGGGGTGCGCGGCCTGCCCGCGGCACAAGCCCAGCGGCAGGTCGAGGCGACATCGTTGCGTGCCTACCGTCGTGAACTCGCGGAAGGCTATCGCTTCCTGGCAGCCACTCCGTTGCTGCTGGGCCTGTGCCTGATGACGCTGGTCACCAGGGGCCTCGACCAGGGATGGAGTGCCGTGCTCCTGCCCGTGGATGCCCGTGGGCAGCTTGATGGTGCCGTCGATCTCGGTCTGTTGAACGCGGCGTTCGGGGTGTGTGCACTCGTGGGGGCGCTGGTCTTTGGGGCGGTGGGCAGCCGCTTTCGGCGGTGGCCCGTGTTCACGATCGCTTTTCTCATCGGGGGCCTGCCGCGTTTCGTGGTTGCCGCCTTCACCGACACCTTCGCCCCGCTGGCCGTGATCATGGCGGTTGAGGGTCTCGCTTTCGGTGTGCTCAGCCCCATCATGGCCACCGTGACGTATGAGGCGGTGCCGGAGGAACTGCGCAGCCGCGTGTTGAGTGCGACGACGGCCTCGGTCCAGCTGATCACTCCGATGGGCGGACTGGCTGCGGGTTTCCTCGTGGATTCGGCCGGCCTGCCCTGCACGCTGCTGTCGGTGGGCGGTGTGTATCTGCTCGCCACGCTGTGCCCGTTGATCTTCCCGGTCTGGAGGCAGTTGGACAGTACCGGCTCTGCCCACGACAGGGCGGCGAGCTCGCCGCGTGTCTCGGGATCGAAGCAGGTGTAG
- a CDS encoding ABC transporter ATP-binding protein — translation MDVLLRLHDVRKAYGRRPVLRGVSLDVPRGCLLGIVGANGAGKSTLLRILAGQAVGDSGTVQCRGRIGYCPQNTALHPAFTVAEHVRSFQAAYRLESCARAWELLEELGFDESPRSRMHTLSGGTRQKLNLALGLMHDPEVLLLDERYQGFDWETYLRFWDIAQGLRQRGRAVVVVSHLAYDRDRLDVLYQLQDGVLAAEHSSAAGSVA, via the coding sequence GTGGATGTCCTTCTGCGTCTCCATGACGTCCGTAAGGCTTATGGCCGGCGCCCGGTACTGCGCGGGGTAAGCCTGGACGTGCCGCGGGGCTGTCTGCTGGGCATCGTTGGCGCGAACGGTGCCGGCAAGAGCACACTGCTGCGCATTTTGGCGGGTCAGGCCGTGGGCGACAGTGGGACGGTCCAGTGCCGAGGGCGGATCGGGTATTGCCCGCAGAACACCGCGCTGCACCCGGCATTCACGGTCGCTGAGCATGTGCGGTCTTTCCAGGCCGCCTACCGGCTCGAAAGCTGTGCGCGCGCGTGGGAGCTGCTGGAGGAGCTGGGCTTCGACGAGAGCCCTCGCAGCCGCATGCACACGCTCAGCGGCGGGACGCGGCAGAAGCTGAACCTGGCCCTGGGTTTGATGCACGATCCTGAGGTGCTGCTCCTGGATGAGCGGTATCAGGGCTTCGACTGGGAGACCTACCTGCGGTTCTGGGACATCGCCCAGGGACTGCGGCAGCGGGGCCGCGCGGTCGTGGTCGTCTCCCACCTCGCCTACGACCGCGATCGCCTGGACGTGCTGTACCAACTCCAGGACGGCGTTCTCGCCGCCGAACACAGCAGCGCCGCGGGAAGCGTCGCATGA
- a CDS encoding DUF2993 domain-containing protein encodes MRRRAVIAATFLVTVGATAIIVDRVAASRAESRTAEAFQQGMGTPERPSVDIRGFPVLPQLASGTLRHVDITAQDIPARGTSRPLPVTRLSVGLDELQTSGEADEAHAQTVDATAFLSYEDVSDALGLEIAGDSEPNRVRAQLVLPFSGEVTVSTAIAAVGANRIAFTDVSVIDGHLPAAGQALLDKVLAEPIQMRNIPDGLHLRSVTATPSGLNTHLTGDQVTFRPGTSSA; translated from the coding sequence ATGCGTCGCAGGGCCGTCATAGCCGCCACTTTTCTGGTCACGGTGGGGGCGACGGCCATCATTGTCGACCGTGTCGCGGCGAGTCGCGCGGAGAGCCGTACAGCCGAAGCATTTCAACAGGGGATGGGCACTCCAGAGCGCCCCTCGGTCGATATACGCGGCTTTCCCGTCCTGCCGCAGCTGGCCTCCGGCACTCTGCGGCACGTGGACATCACCGCCCAGGACATACCCGCCCGCGGCACCAGCCGACCGCTGCCTGTGACCAGGCTCTCCGTCGGACTGGACGAGTTGCAGACCTCCGGCGAGGCCGATGAGGCCCACGCACAGACCGTGGACGCGACGGCGTTCCTGTCGTATGAGGACGTGTCGGACGCACTCGGTCTAGAGATAGCTGGAGACAGCGAGCCGAACAGGGTCAGGGCACAGCTCGTCCTGCCGTTCAGCGGCGAGGTGACCGTGAGCACGGCTATCGCAGCGGTCGGCGCCAACCGCATCGCCTTCACCGACGTAAGCGTCATTGACGGTCATCTGCCGGCTGCAGGACAGGCTCTGCTCGACAAAGTTCTCGCCGAACCCATTCAGATGCGCAACATTCCCGACGGCCTGCACCTGCGATCGGTCACCGCCACGCCGAGCGGTCTCAACACGCATCTCACCGGAGACCAAGTCACCTTTCGGCCTGGCACGTCTTCTGCGTGA
- a CDS encoding DUF6879 family protein has protein sequence MDLITPAQRDELFNDFERDAFHLELRDDYGSPIEDTPYARWQRGEPDDYTWLDPWMTLMKRVTGQGKRVRRVRVVTEPHSQYVGWEHSLTHLNIEAGEDIRWFPRHQLPEGTFFPLGGNDWWLYDDQLLAVGHFDPEGRVLGSEIIEDPDTVAECVRVRDLLWADAIPHTEYKP, from the coding sequence GTGGACCTGATCACCCCCGCGCAGCGTGACGAGCTGTTCAACGACTTCGAGCGCGACGCCTTCCACCTGGAGCTAAGGGACGACTACGGGTCTCCCATCGAGGACACGCCGTATGCCCGATGGCAGCGGGGAGAGCCCGACGACTACACCTGGCTCGATCCATGGATGACGCTGATGAAGCGCGTCACTGGCCAAGGCAAGAGGGTCCGCCGCGTGCGGGTGGTTACCGAGCCGCACTCTCAGTACGTCGGGTGGGAGCACTCGCTGACCCACCTCAACATCGAGGCCGGCGAGGACATCCGCTGGTTCCCGCGGCACCAGCTGCCTGAAGGCACCTTCTTCCCCCTGGGCGGCAACGACTGGTGGCTCTACGACGACCAGCTCCTGGCCGTCGGCCACTTTGATCCGGAAGGCCGCGTCCTGGGGTCGGAGATCATCGAGGACCCCGACACCGTTGCCGAGTGCGTTCGTGTGCGCGACCTGCTCTGGGCCGACGCCATCCCGCACACCGAGTACAAGCCCTGA
- a CDS encoding radical SAM protein, with the protein MHQLIVSPFLDGYLAVRPGRATCVRLPAERYEDIQHRAQTDDHVPDWLATTATEAWGLDLNGQTAGSALLVREPTEFGFARASWEINLYCNFGCKHCYLGERPLAGLSWEDKVKLIDIFRDAGVLWLQITGGEPTVDPDFEGAYRYAYRQGMMLTVSTNASRLWKPKLLRLFRDCPPYRIVVSMYGATKESFDELTQRRGAWKNFHKGMVAARNAGLSLRVSVVVTEDNAHEVDAMVALVQSWGLDHHVYTNMQPTFSGTGEPLLVQSTEHLRKRPVFQGCNAGVTFFHADPHAKVSICKIGRDDQIDLMAEGVDGLRRLGAISDRLMLRTGGCSGCSLSGSCRVCRPLAKVYQEAKAPLNAYCQHADTKEMVHA; encoded by the coding sequence ATGCACCAGCTGATCGTCAGCCCGTTCTTGGACGGCTACCTGGCCGTCCGCCCCGGAAGGGCCACCTGTGTGCGCCTGCCGGCCGAGCGCTACGAGGACATACAGCACCGTGCCCAGACGGACGACCACGTACCCGACTGGCTGGCAACCACCGCCACCGAAGCCTGGGGCCTCGACTTGAACGGTCAGACCGCCGGTTCGGCGCTCCTGGTACGCGAACCGACCGAGTTCGGCTTTGCCCGGGCGAGTTGGGAGATCAACCTCTACTGCAACTTCGGCTGCAAGCACTGCTACCTCGGCGAACGCCCTCTGGCTGGCCTCAGCTGGGAAGACAAGGTCAAGCTCATCGACATCTTCCGCGACGCCGGAGTGCTGTGGCTGCAGATAACAGGCGGTGAACCCACGGTCGACCCCGACTTCGAGGGCGCGTACCGGTACGCCTACCGCCAGGGCATGATGCTCACGGTCTCCACCAACGCCTCGCGTCTGTGGAAGCCCAAGCTGCTGCGACTGTTCCGTGACTGCCCGCCGTATCGCATCGTCGTCAGCATGTACGGCGCCACCAAGGAGTCGTTCGACGAACTCACCCAGCGCAGGGGCGCCTGGAAGAATTTCCACAAGGGCATGGTCGCGGCCCGCAACGCCGGTCTGTCCCTGCGGGTTTCAGTCGTGGTCACCGAGGACAACGCTCACGAGGTCGACGCCATGGTCGCCCTCGTCCAAAGCTGGGGCCTCGATCACCACGTCTACACCAACATGCAGCCGACCTTCTCCGGCACCGGGGAGCCCCTGCTCGTCCAGTCCACGGAGCACCTGCGTAAGCGACCGGTCTTCCAGGGCTGCAACGCCGGCGTCACCTTCTTCCACGCCGACCCCCACGCCAAGGTCTCGATCTGCAAGATCGGCCGTGATGACCAGATCGACCTCATGGCCGAAGGCGTCGACGGTCTTCGCCGGCTCGGAGCCATCTCCGACCGGCTGATGCTTCGCACCGGTGGCTGCTCGGGCTGCTCGCTCTCCGGCTCCTGCCGGGTGTGCCGACCGCTCGCCAAGGTCTACCAGGAGGCGAAGGCACCACTGAACGCCTACTGCCAGCACGCAGACACCAAGGAGATGGTGCACGCATGA
- a CDS encoding GNAT family N-acetyltransferase has translation MRFRWDWLRPVVLAPYVPTIGPVHPSVLTEDLFTDTLIAASTERWFLRYDKDIRWSDSKDETVLVQDIAHQPGDTLIPTLSRRGAGTIKVHLYGTEPGSALTATELAQKLAAEHGAASARIVRFLGPEAADGRGTRIHLQDFTTAICPAPDGPVRLLHEWPAGVQDTFAGFAQRMAADGFTFLHQQMQAKAVGPVLTAVAKGRVAGAIGPMEIRPDAIGTPQLMPQYFGVLTEHRGQGLGRLLWRAAMYWGQVNGAAYQLLQTEVAGASDRLCRSEGLTSLGFTYWQAA, from the coding sequence ATGCGATTCCGCTGGGACTGGCTTCGTCCAGTGGTGCTGGCGCCCTACGTGCCCACCATCGGGCCGGTCCATCCGTCAGTCCTGACCGAGGACCTGTTCACGGACACCCTGATCGCGGCCTCCACCGAGCGCTGGTTCCTGCGCTACGACAAGGACATCCGCTGGTCCGACAGCAAGGACGAGACCGTCCTTGTCCAGGACATCGCCCACCAACCCGGCGACACGCTCATTCCCACACTGTCCCGACGCGGCGCCGGCACGATCAAGGTCCACCTCTACGGCACCGAGCCCGGCAGCGCGCTCACGGCGACCGAGCTGGCCCAGAAACTAGCCGCCGAACACGGGGCGGCGAGCGCACGGATCGTGCGCTTCCTCGGTCCGGAAGCTGCGGACGGGCGCGGTACGCGCATCCACCTCCAGGACTTCACGACGGCCATCTGCCCAGCTCCTGACGGCCCTGTCCGTCTCTTGCATGAGTGGCCGGCCGGCGTACAAGACACCTTCGCCGGCTTCGCCCAACGGATGGCCGCCGACGGCTTCACCTTCCTCCACCAGCAGATGCAGGCCAAAGCGGTCGGCCCCGTCCTGACAGCCGTCGCGAAGGGCCGGGTAGCCGGCGCCATCGGCCCCATGGAGATCCGACCCGACGCGATCGGCACCCCACAACTGATGCCCCAGTACTTCGGCGTCCTTACCGAACACCGCGGCCAAGGGCTGGGACGCCTGCTGTGGCGCGCCGCCATGTACTGGGGGCAGGTCAACGGCGCCGCATACCAGCTCCTCCAAACCGAGGTCGCAGGCGCCTCAGACCGCCTCTGCCGCTCCGAAGGGCTGACGTCCCTCGGATTCACGTACTGGCAGGCCGCCTGA
- a CDS encoding helix-turn-helix domain-containing protein produces the protein MSNQAQEAREVLGARLRGFRKDAGFASGRAFALATGWAESKVSRLENGRQNPSEDDIRVWCTKTSRPEHIPDLIATVRHIDELWLEWRRQLQTGAEQRQKKALPVYAKTKVFRIWHPTLVWGTLQTVEYAAETFRQVVDYYEIPDDAEAATAKRLERQQYLYRGNRIFNVVLGEQALYTNFGGPEVMKGQLDRLLAVMRLPRLSLGIIPRSAPVGIWPGNSFSMFDDKLVLVETYSAEFSVTQPREIELYAKAFALLKQSAVYGTAVRDLILTASQHFDQMPSD, from the coding sequence GTGAGTAACCAAGCACAAGAAGCACGAGAGGTACTGGGTGCCCGGCTGCGCGGCTTCCGGAAAGACGCGGGGTTCGCGAGCGGCCGGGCATTCGCTCTGGCCACGGGGTGGGCAGAGTCCAAGGTGTCTCGGCTCGAGAACGGCAGGCAAAACCCCAGCGAGGATGACATCCGCGTCTGGTGTACCAAGACCAGCAGACCAGAGCACATCCCAGACTTGATCGCCACGGTGCGCCACATTGACGAGCTGTGGCTTGAGTGGCGCCGGCAGCTCCAGACCGGGGCAGAGCAGCGGCAGAAGAAGGCCCTGCCGGTCTACGCCAAAACCAAGGTCTTCCGTATCTGGCACCCAACGCTGGTGTGGGGAACGCTTCAGACGGTGGAGTACGCGGCGGAGACCTTCCGGCAGGTTGTTGACTACTACGAGATTCCCGACGATGCCGAAGCCGCCACGGCCAAACGGCTTGAACGGCAGCAGTACCTGTACCGAGGCAATCGAATCTTCAACGTAGTGCTCGGCGAGCAGGCGCTCTACACCAACTTCGGAGGACCAGAGGTGATGAAAGGGCAGCTCGACCGCCTCCTAGCCGTGATGCGCCTTCCCCGGTTGAGCCTGGGCATCATCCCCCGGTCCGCACCCGTGGGTATCTGGCCCGGCAACTCCTTTTCGATGTTCGACGACAAGCTCGTCCTCGTCGAAACCTACTCGGCCGAGTTCTCTGTCACGCAGCCCCGAGAGATCGAGCTGTACGCCAAAGCCTTCGCCCTTTTGAAGCAGTCCGCGGTCTACGGCACTGCCGTCCGCGACCTCATCCTCACCGCCAGCCAGCACTTCGATCAGATGCCGAGCGACTAG